The following proteins come from a genomic window of Micromonospora echinofusca:
- a CDS encoding copper resistance CopC family protein, with protein sequence MHTRPRRPTLVAAALVAAALLLVPAAPAAAHNTLRAASPADGDRLATPPTRVTLEFTQRLDPTFTTIALSDAARRKIPTGAPAVDGTKGTVTVDETLGEGTYTVAYRIVSADGHPVQGSYTFTVAAGGDTAGGPTAAPAAAPPAAGSAAAATGPAAATGSDGSGTGVVALVAAGGLVAVLGGVALLLRRRRTR encoded by the coding sequence ATGCACACCCGGCCCCGCCGCCCGACCCTCGTCGCCGCCGCGCTGGTCGCAGCCGCGCTGCTGCTCGTACCGGCCGCCCCGGCCGCCGCGCACAACACGCTGCGGGCAGCCAGCCCCGCCGACGGCGACCGCCTGGCGACGCCGCCGACGCGGGTCACGCTGGAGTTCACACAGCGGCTCGACCCCACCTTCACCACCATCGCGCTGTCCGACGCCGCCCGGCGGAAGATCCCCACCGGGGCGCCGGCCGTCGACGGCACGAAGGGCACGGTGACGGTCGACGAGACGCTGGGCGAGGGCACCTACACCGTCGCCTACCGGATCGTCTCCGCCGACGGGCATCCCGTGCAGGGGTCGTACACCTTCACCGTCGCCGCTGGCGGCGACACCGCCGGCGGCCCGACCGCCGCACCGGCCGCCGCGCCACCTGCCGCCGGATCCGCCGCCGCCGCGACCGGCCCCGCCGCCGCGACCGGCTCCGACGGTTCCGGTACGGGCGTCGTCGCGCTGGTGGCCGCCGGGGGCCTGGTCGCCGTCCTCGGCGGGGTCGCGCTGCTGCTGCGGCGCCGCCGGACCCGCTGA
- a CDS encoding FecCD family ABC transporter permease, protein MVRRTAADPTRPAGPGTVRHAGFRAAHPVGLAVLLVALLAGLVVSIGVAVTIGPADIPVSTVWSVVADRLGLPHAEVPLLREHIVWRLRLPRVLGAAAVGGGLAAVGAVMQTVTRNPLADPYLLGVSSGASLGAVAVLVLGFGGGAAALTGGAFAGALAAFAVVAAVAGRRAVLAPTRVVLAGVAVAQLCGAATSFVIIWVADPHATQSITFWLSGSLARVDWAALAWAAPVLAAVLALMAAYARTLNAFAFGEDAAATLGVPVARVRWLLLVATALLTASLVAVSGAVGFVGLILPHAARFLTGADHRRLLPVAVLAGAIFLVWVDTAARTLFAPRELPVGVLTALLGVPAFVVLLHRRKVRG, encoded by the coding sequence GTGGTCCGCCGCACGGCCGCCGACCCGACCCGGCCCGCCGGCCCCGGAACCGTGCGTCACGCCGGGTTCCGCGCGGCGCACCCGGTCGGCCTGGCGGTGCTGCTGGTGGCCCTGCTGGCGGGCCTGGTCGTGTCGATCGGCGTGGCCGTCACCATCGGGCCCGCCGACATCCCCGTGTCGACCGTCTGGTCGGTCGTGGCCGACCGCCTGGGGCTCCCGCACGCCGAGGTGCCCCTGCTGCGCGAGCACATCGTCTGGCGGCTGCGCCTGCCCCGGGTGCTCGGGGCCGCGGCGGTGGGGGGCGGGTTGGCGGCCGTCGGCGCGGTCATGCAGACCGTCACCCGCAACCCGCTGGCCGACCCGTACCTGCTCGGGGTCTCCTCCGGGGCGTCGCTCGGCGCGGTCGCGGTGCTCGTCCTGGGCTTCGGCGGCGGGGCCGCCGCGCTCACCGGGGGCGCCTTCGCCGGGGCACTGGCCGCGTTCGCGGTGGTGGCCGCGGTGGCCGGCCGGCGGGCCGTGCTGGCCCCCACCCGGGTGGTGCTGGCCGGCGTGGCCGTCGCGCAGCTCTGCGGTGCGGCGACCTCGTTCGTCATCATCTGGGTCGCCGACCCGCACGCCACCCAGAGCATCACCTTCTGGCTCTCCGGCTCGCTGGCCCGCGTCGACTGGGCCGCCCTGGCCTGGGCCGCGCCGGTCCTGGCCGCCGTGCTCGCCCTGATGGCGGCGTACGCCCGCACGCTCAACGCGTTCGCCTTCGGCGAGGACGCCGCGGCGACCCTCGGCGTCCCCGTCGCCCGGGTGCGGTGGCTGCTGCTGGTCGCCACCGCGCTGCTCACCGCGTCGCTGGTCGCCGTCAGTGGCGCGGTGGGCTTCGTCGGGCTGATCCTGCCGCACGCCGCCCGGTTCCTGACCGGGGCGGACCACCGGCGCCTGCTGCCCGTCGCCGTCCTCGCCGGGGCGATCTTCCTGGTCTGGGTGGACACCGCCGCGCGGACCCTGTTCGCGCCCCGGGAACTGCCGGTCGGCGTGCTGACGGCGCTGCTCGGGGTGCCCGCCTTCGTGGTGCTGCTGCACCGCCGGAAGGTGCGTGGCTGA
- a CDS encoding copper chaperone PCu(A)C: protein MRPTLSTGPRRRATALLATAALLAGGAAGCGSWDGSPSAAPSPSVTLDAGASASAPAGVLGVRDPWVKAADAGMTAAFGTLVNDGDTDVTVTGATTDVSPVEVHEMAMRDGRMVMRAKQGGIVVRAESSHALEPGGDHLMLMDLRKPVRAGDQVSFTLTFAGGRTQTFTAVAKPFTGAQESYAPGHGAPGASAGPAS from the coding sequence ATGCGCCCGACCCTGTCCACCGGTCCGCGCCGCCGCGCGACCGCGCTCCTCGCCACCGCCGCCCTGCTCGCCGGCGGGGCGGCCGGCTGCGGGTCGTGGGACGGCTCCCCGTCCGCCGCACCGAGCCCGTCGGTGACGCTCGACGCCGGGGCGTCGGCGAGCGCCCCGGCGGGAGTGCTCGGCGTCCGGGACCCGTGGGTCAAGGCCGCCGACGCGGGGATGACCGCCGCGTTCGGCACGCTGGTCAACGACGGCGACACCGACGTGACCGTCACGGGCGCCACCACCGACGTGTCGCCGGTGGAGGTGCACGAGATGGCCATGCGGGACGGGCGGATGGTGATGCGGGCCAAGCAGGGCGGCATCGTGGTCAGGGCGGAGAGCTCGCACGCGCTGGAGCCGGGCGGCGACCACCTGATGCTGATGGACCTGCGGAAGCCGGTGCGCGCCGGCGACCAGGTGAGCTTCACGCTGACGTTCGCCGGCGGCCGCACCCAGACGTTCACGGCGGTGGCCAAGCCGTTCACCGGCGCGCAGGAGAGCTACGCCCCCGGTCACGGCGCCCCGGGGGCGAGTGCGGGCCCGGCGTCGTGA
- a CDS encoding Dyp-type peroxidase yields the protein MSRRGLLTGGALAAGGSLAVAAVLAAARSGEPGVRTGEPVAAARIGEAIEPFHGPRQAGVATEPQAYAAFVALTLRPGTDRAALGRMLRLLTDDAARLTRGRPALADTEPELGLLPARLTVTFGFGPGLYAAAGLDERRPASVAALPSFRVDRLQPRWSGGDLLLQICADDPLTVAHAQRVLVKDSRPFATVRWVQQGFRRGAGVEPGGRTQRNLFGQLDGTANPRPGGPLETAVWVPDGPAWLRESTTLVVRRISMNLETWDLLGRTDRELAVGRRLDTGAPLTGAAEHDVPDFAATGPDGLTVIPDFSHLTRAHVGDDRLKILRRPYNYDGVPTAEGHADSGLIFASYQADVARQFLPIQRRLAERDLLNEWTTPIGSAVFAVPPGCPEGGWIGQQLLG from the coding sequence GTGAGCAGACGCGGCCTGCTCACCGGCGGGGCCCTGGCGGCCGGCGGGTCCCTCGCCGTCGCCGCCGTGCTCGCCGCCGCCCGTTCCGGCGAGCCGGGGGTACGAACCGGGGAGCCGGTCGCGGCGGCCCGGATCGGCGAGGCGATCGAGCCGTTCCACGGTCCCCGGCAGGCCGGCGTCGCCACCGAACCGCAGGCGTACGCGGCGTTCGTCGCGCTCACCCTGCGGCCGGGCACCGACCGGGCGGCGCTGGGGCGGATGCTGCGCCTGCTCACCGACGACGCCGCCCGCCTCACCCGGGGCCGCCCCGCCCTCGCCGACACCGAGCCCGAACTCGGGTTGCTGCCCGCCCGGCTGACCGTCACCTTCGGCTTCGGTCCCGGCCTGTACGCCGCCGCCGGGCTCGACGAGCGTCGGCCGGCGTCCGTGGCCGCCCTGCCGTCGTTCCGCGTCGACCGGCTCCAGCCCCGCTGGTCCGGCGGCGACCTGCTGCTCCAGATCTGCGCCGACGACCCGCTCACCGTCGCCCACGCCCAGCGGGTCCTGGTCAAGGACAGTCGGCCCTTCGCGACCGTGCGGTGGGTGCAGCAGGGCTTCCGGCGCGGCGCCGGTGTCGAACCGGGCGGGCGTACCCAGCGCAACCTGTTCGGTCAGCTCGACGGCACCGCCAACCCGAGGCCGGGCGGCCCGCTGGAGACCGCCGTGTGGGTGCCCGACGGGCCGGCGTGGCTACGCGAGAGCACCACCCTGGTCGTCCGCCGGATCAGCATGAACCTGGAGACCTGGGACCTGCTCGGCCGCACCGACCGGGAACTGGCCGTCGGCCGCCGCCTCGACACCGGCGCCCCACTCACCGGCGCCGCCGAGCACGACGTGCCCGACTTCGCCGCCACCGGCCCCGACGGGCTGACCGTCATCCCCGACTTCTCCCACCTCACCCGCGCCCACGTCGGCGACGACCGGCTGAAGATCCTGCGCCGCCCCTACAACTACGACGGGGTACCCACCGCCGAGGGGCACGCCGACAGCGGCCTGATCTTCGCCTCGTACCAGGCCGACGTCGCCCGCCAGTTCCTTCCCATCCAGCGGCGCCTCGCCGAGCGGGACCTGCTCAACGAGTGGACCACCCCGATCGGCTCCGCCGTCTTCGCCGTACCGCCCGGCTGCCCCGAGGGCGGCTGGATCGGCCAACAACTGCTCGGCTGA
- a CDS encoding ABC transporter substrate-binding protein produces the protein MRVRAVRSTLSRRVAPMSVLVVLLGACATDDPATAPPPAAAPVTLTNCGTPVTVAAPPERAVTLNQPATEIMLALGLADRMAGTAYLDDAILPEHAAAYAAVPVLSDRYPAKEKLLEAAPDFVYASFHSAFGDEGVGDRAALAGLGVGTYLSPAGCPKQHRPARLTVEDVFAEIRDVAAVFGVPERAEKLIADQRSRIATAAARIGGARDVSVLWWDAGTDAPSVGACCGGPNMIMSAVGVRNAFGDLTGGWADTSWEAVVDRDPHAIVLVDAGWDPAAAKRTFLTRHPSLKDLPAVAGQRFVVIPFSSTSAGVRVVLGVEALAAGVAQLPAGADR, from the coding sequence ATGCGCGTGCGCGCAGTGCGGTCCACCCTGTCCCGGCGCGTTGCGCCCATGTCCGTCCTCGTCGTCCTGCTCGGCGCCTGCGCCACGGACGACCCGGCCACGGCGCCGCCGCCGGCCGCCGCCCCGGTCACGCTGACCAACTGCGGTACGCCGGTCACCGTCGCCGCCCCGCCCGAGCGGGCGGTCACCCTCAACCAGCCCGCCACCGAGATCATGCTGGCCCTCGGCCTCGCCGACCGCATGGCCGGCACGGCGTACCTGGACGACGCGATCCTGCCCGAGCACGCCGCCGCGTACGCCGCCGTGCCGGTGCTGTCGGACAGGTACCCGGCGAAGGAGAAGCTGCTGGAGGCGGCGCCCGACTTCGTCTACGCCTCGTTCCACAGTGCCTTCGGCGACGAGGGCGTCGGCGACCGCGCCGCGCTGGCGGGGCTCGGCGTCGGCACGTACCTCTCGCCGGCCGGATGCCCGAAGCAGCACCGGCCGGCGAGGCTGACCGTCGAGGACGTGTTCGCCGAGATCCGGGACGTGGCGGCCGTCTTCGGGGTGCCGGAGCGGGCCGAGAAGCTCATCGCCGACCAGCGCTCCCGGATCGCCACGGCCGCCGCCCGGATCGGCGGCGCGCGGGACGTCTCCGTGCTCTGGTGGGACGCCGGCACCGACGCCCCGAGCGTCGGGGCCTGCTGCGGCGGCCCAAACATGATCATGTCGGCGGTCGGGGTGCGCAACGCGTTCGGCGACCTCACCGGCGGCTGGGCCGACACCAGTTGGGAGGCGGTCGTGGACCGCGATCCCCACGCGATCGTGCTGGTCGACGCGGGCTGGGACCCGGCCGCCGCGAAGCGGACATTCCTGACCCGGCACCCCAGCCTGAAGGACCTGCCCGCCGTGGCCGGGCAACGCTTCGTCGTCATCCCGTTCTCGTCCACCTCCGCCGGGGTACGCGTCGTGCTCGGCGTCGAGGCGCTCGCCGCGGGCGTGGCGCAGCTCCCCGCCGGGGCGGACCGCTGA
- a CDS encoding ABC transporter ATP-binding protein gives MTSTALAAHGVAVSYGGRRVLDGVDLRVAPGETVGLRGPSGSGKSTLARVLALLHAPEAGHVTLDGHRVAGARHRLPAAVRTRVAILFQSPRAATDPRLGLADIIAEPLRATGTPDEQARARAAELADLVGLTPDLLARRPHAVSDGQLQRACLARALVHRPDYLLCDEATAMLDASTQAHLAAVITDYQRQHAAGVLLITHDPALMARWATRVVDLPAAA, from the coding sequence ATGACCAGCACCGCGCTCGCGGCCCACGGGGTCGCCGTCTCCTACGGCGGCCGGCGCGTCCTCGACGGCGTCGACCTGCGCGTCGCCCCCGGTGAGACGGTCGGGTTGCGCGGGCCCTCGGGCAGCGGCAAGTCCACCCTCGCCCGGGTGCTCGCCCTGCTGCACGCCCCCGAGGCCGGGCACGTCACCCTCGACGGCCACCGGGTGGCGGGGGCCCGGCACCGGCTGCCCGCCGCCGTCCGTACGCGCGTCGCGATCCTGTTCCAGAGCCCTCGCGCGGCCACCGACCCCCGGCTGGGCCTCGCCGACATCATCGCCGAGCCGCTGCGCGCCACCGGCACCCCCGACGAGCAGGCGCGGGCCCGGGCGGCGGAGCTGGCCGACCTCGTCGGCCTCACGCCCGACCTGCTCGCCCGCCGCCCGCACGCGGTCAGCGACGGGCAGCTGCAACGCGCCTGCCTCGCCCGCGCGCTCGTGCACCGGCCCGACTACCTGCTCTGCGACGAGGCCACCGCCATGCTCGACGCCTCCACCCAGGCGCACCTCGCGGCCGTCATCACCGACTACCAGCGGCAGCACGCCGCCGGGGTCCTGCTCATCACCCACGACCCGGCGCTGATGGCCCGCTGGGCGACCCGCGTGGTCGACCTGCCGGCCGCCGCGTAG
- a CDS encoding ABC transporter ATP-binding protein encodes MTTTPGTVDPADSGGTGGVGAGGRPGLLEVDGLTVRFQLRDAVVQAVTDLHLTVHPGELLAVVGESGCGKSVLAHALLGLLPGNATVTGQARLHRPTGERVDLTGASERQLARVVRGRAVGLVPQSPATALNPVRTGRRLLEETLRAHGHSRREAPAAAERVAAEVGLDPTDLDRYPHELSGGMAQRLATALALAPDPPLLLADEPTTGLDRPLVDHTLDLLRRRCDSGGAVLLITHDLAAARRVADTVAVMYASRIVERRPTAELFAAPAHPYTAGLLDALPERAFRPVPGHPPMLTDLPPGCAFAPRCGRATDVCRTPPAPPAGGPGRVACHHPLTLGAPA; translated from the coding sequence GTGACCACCACCCCCGGAACCGTCGATCCGGCCGACTCCGGCGGCACGGGTGGTGTCGGCGCCGGCGGTCGGCCCGGCCTGCTGGAGGTCGACGGGCTGACCGTCCGCTTCCAGCTCCGCGACGCCGTGGTGCAGGCCGTCACCGACCTGCACCTGACCGTCCACCCGGGCGAACTGCTGGCGGTGGTCGGGGAGTCGGGCTGCGGCAAGTCGGTGCTCGCGCACGCCCTGCTCGGCCTGCTCCCCGGCAACGCCACGGTCACCGGTCAGGCCCGCCTGCACCGGCCCACCGGGGAGCGGGTCGACCTCACCGGCGCCTCCGAGCGCCAGCTCGCCCGCGTCGTACGCGGACGCGCCGTCGGGCTGGTGCCGCAGAGCCCCGCCACCGCGCTGAACCCCGTACGGACGGGACGGCGGCTGCTGGAGGAGACCCTGCGCGCCCACGGGCACTCCCGGCGCGAGGCACCCGCGGCGGCCGAGCGGGTCGCCGCCGAGGTGGGTCTCGACCCCACCGACCTCGACCGCTATCCCCACGAACTCTCCGGCGGCATGGCCCAGCGCCTGGCCACCGCCCTCGCCCTCGCTCCCGACCCGCCGCTGCTGCTCGCCGACGAGCCCACCACGGGCCTCGACCGGCCACTGGTCGACCACACCCTCGACCTGCTGCGCCGCCGCTGCGACTCCGGCGGAGCCGTCCTGCTCATCACCCACGACCTGGCCGCCGCCCGTCGGGTCGCGGACACGGTCGCCGTCATGTACGCCAGCCGCATCGTGGAACGGCGGCCGACGGCCGAGTTGTTCGCGGCGCCCGCCCACCCGTACACCGCAGGTCTGCTCGACGCCCTGCCCGAACGGGCCTTCCGGCCCGTCCCCGGCCATCCGCCGATGCTCACCGACCTGCCGCCCGGCTGCGCCTTCGCCCCGCGCTGCGGGCGCGCCACCGACGTCTGCCGCACCCCGCCCGCGCCCCCGGCGGGCGGACCGGGCAGAGTCGCCTGCCACCACCCGCTGACCCTCGGAGCGCCGGCATGA
- a CDS encoding sigma-70 family RNA polymerase sigma factor: MADDAELTAWALAAGRGDRSAATCLVRATQQQVRRFLAALVSPREADDLTQETFLRAVRSLPSFAGRSSTRTWLLAIARRVAADHVRTLTSRPRTVPMPDGYDAPDPAHSGFDRQVVLERLVAALPRDRREAFVATQVLGLSYAEAAQVCGCPVGTIRSRVARAREDLVAAVRSWSESDARRGGDATG; encoded by the coding sequence ATGGCTGACGACGCGGAGCTGACCGCGTGGGCGCTGGCCGCCGGCCGGGGTGACCGCAGCGCCGCCACCTGCCTCGTCCGGGCGACGCAGCAGCAGGTCCGGCGCTTCCTCGCCGCGCTGGTCTCGCCCCGCGAGGCCGACGACCTGACCCAGGAGACCTTCCTGCGGGCGGTGCGGTCGTTGCCGTCGTTCGCCGGACGCTCCTCGACGCGGACGTGGCTGCTCGCCATCGCCCGCCGGGTCGCGGCGGACCACGTCCGCACCCTGACCTCCCGGCCGCGCACGGTGCCGATGCCGGACGGCTACGACGCCCCCGATCCGGCGCACAGCGGCTTCGACCGGCAGGTCGTGCTCGAACGCCTCGTCGCGGCGCTGCCCAGGGACCGGCGGGAGGCGTTCGTCGCGACCCAGGTGCTCGGCCTGTCGTACGCCGAGGCGGCGCAGGTGTGCGGCTGCCCGGTGGGCACCATCCGCTCCCGGGTGGCCCGGGCCCGCGAGGATCTGGTCGCCGCCGTGCGCAGCTGGTCCGAGTCGGACGCGCGCCGTGGCGGCGACGCCACCGGCTGA
- a CDS encoding ABC transporter ATP-binding protein yields MLAVTGVSWSAAARRILDDVTCVVPAGSLVGLLGPNGCGKTTLLRVVARLAAPDAGLVTVGGDDVATLPRVTLARRAALLAQHADTDLDLTVGEVVLLGRTPHRGSRWSDSAADRAAAADALARVDLAGYADRRWHTLSGGERQRVQLARALAQQPLLLLLDEPTNHLDIGHQLHLLHLVRRSGVTTLAALHDLNLAAMFCDAVVVLAAGRVVAAGTPAEVLTPGLLADVYGVRADVAAHPATGRPAITYHPPAP; encoded by the coding sequence ATGCTCGCCGTCACCGGCGTGTCCTGGTCCGCCGCGGCCCGGCGGATCCTCGACGACGTCACCTGCGTGGTGCCGGCGGGCAGCCTCGTCGGGCTGCTCGGCCCCAACGGCTGCGGCAAGACCACCCTGCTGCGTGTCGTCGCCCGGCTCGCCGCGCCGGATGCCGGGCTGGTCACGGTCGGCGGCGACGACGTCGCCACCCTGCCCCGGGTCACGCTGGCCCGCCGTGCCGCGCTGCTCGCCCAGCACGCCGACACGGACCTGGACCTCACCGTCGGCGAGGTGGTGCTGCTCGGTCGTACGCCCCACCGTGGCTCGCGCTGGTCCGACAGCGCCGCCGACCGCGCCGCTGCGGCGGACGCGCTGGCCCGGGTGGACCTCGCCGGGTACGCCGACCGCCGCTGGCACACCCTCTCCGGCGGGGAGCGGCAGCGGGTGCAGTTGGCCCGTGCCCTGGCCCAGCAACCGCTGCTGCTGTTGCTCGACGAGCCCACCAACCACCTCGACATCGGCCACCAGTTGCACCTGCTGCACCTGGTCCGCCGCTCGGGGGTCACCACGCTGGCGGCGCTGCACGACCTCAACCTGGCCGCCATGTTCTGCGACGCGGTGGTCGTCCTGGCCGCCGGGCGGGTCGTCGCCGCCGGTACGCCCGCCGAGGTCCTCACCCCCGGGCTGCTCGCCGACGTCTACGGGGTACGGGCCGACGTCGCGGCGCACCCGGCCACCGGCCGGCCCGCCATCACCTACCACCCGCCCGCGCCCTGA
- a CDS encoding zf-HC2 domain-containing protein: MGCEQWREVLSAQLDGEETAAERTAVADHLAGCDGCRRWYDQATAVSRRARLSIAVAGDDLTDAILAALPTPPPRRLRVRFVFTLRAVLGLVGALQLVLGLAQIGRGTAGAHAHATAGGLMSGHLWHESAAWNVAVGAGFLFVAARRTPPTGLVPMLSAFVGVLALLSVNDLLAGWVDTTRLVSHGFLLAGYLIVVALSRPGLRPDGPVRRGRPDEPRWSLPADELTESPGLRLLPSPHPGSARISDRRAA, from the coding sequence ATGGGGTGTGAGCAGTGGCGTGAGGTGCTGTCGGCGCAGTTGGACGGGGAGGAGACCGCCGCCGAGCGGACGGCGGTGGCGGACCACCTGGCCGGCTGCGACGGTTGCCGGCGCTGGTACGACCAGGCCACGGCGGTGAGCCGCCGGGCGCGGCTCTCGATCGCCGTCGCCGGTGACGACCTCACCGACGCCATCCTCGCCGCGCTGCCCACGCCGCCCCCGCGCCGGCTGCGGGTGCGGTTCGTGTTCACCCTGCGGGCGGTCCTGGGTCTGGTCGGGGCGCTGCAACTCGTGCTGGGCCTGGCGCAGATCGGGCGCGGCACGGCGGGCGCGCACGCGCACGCGACGGCCGGCGGGTTGATGTCGGGGCACCTGTGGCACGAGTCGGCGGCGTGGAACGTCGCCGTGGGCGCCGGCTTCCTGTTCGTCGCGGCCCGGCGCACCCCGCCGACGGGGCTGGTGCCGATGCTGAGCGCCTTCGTCGGCGTACTGGCGTTGCTGTCGGTCAACGACCTGCTGGCCGGGTGGGTGGACACCACCCGGCTGGTCAGCCACGGCTTCCTGCTCGCGGGCTACCTCATCGTCGTGGCCCTGTCCCGCCCGGGGCTGCGCCCCGACGGCCCGGTCCGGCGCGGCCGTCCGGACGAACCCCGCTGGAGCCTGCCCGCCGACGAGCTCACGGAGTCGCCGGGGCTGCGGCTGCTCCCGTCGCCGCATCCCGGCTCCGCGCGGATCTCCGACCGCCGCGCCGCCTGA
- a CDS encoding bifunctional copper resistance protein CopD/cytochrome c oxidase assembly protein produces MPDTTFRPAQPARVRGTDRVAGDAGAVARPPGTRGRGRGGWLVPVAAVASAVAVLLLGLRAGDALAVAIPGLPDPGPVTAWALPVVRLLADTLATLTVGMLVTAAFLLPGDGRSVSAYGWLLLRRAGAAAAGWAVASVALIVLTVSDLLGVPVDRLGVATVVSFATSISQGQALLLQAGLALAVAVLARAGLSRGLAAATALIALVGVLPPAFTGHAAGAGNHQIAVSSLALHVLAAALWVGGLVALLMVRRSRQLADAADRYGRLALGCFVAVAVSGSANAAVRLGDVDQLWQSRYGWLVLGKLAALAVLGTLGAWHRSRTLPALRAGRRGAFARLAAGEVVVFAATVGLAVALSRSPTPVTQDPLDADPITELLGFPMPAAPTPERLLGQPLPDMFFLTLTVLGVGGYLAGVWRLHRAGHRWPPARTASWLAGVLLLAAVTNLGVARYAYVLFSAHMVQHMVLSMLVPILLVGGAPVTLALRALRRPTDPQVRGVREWLLLALHSRPAKLLTHPLVALGIYAGSLFGLYLSDLLGTLMRSHLGHLAMLTHFVLAGYLLFWVLIGVDPGRPRLAHPLLVIIHLASMMAHGFFGLVLMQTTTLIAPDWYVAVHPDWASSLMEDQRLGAGIAWAFGEIPAAVVLVVLVRQWVRADRREQDRLDRAAARADASGEPDDLARYNAFLAAAGRAGSAGPDGSAGPAAPGGSAGPGDGRAGARGAG; encoded by the coding sequence GTGCCAGACACCACCTTCCGCCCCGCCCAGCCCGCCCGGGTCCGGGGCACCGACCGCGTAGCGGGCGACGCCGGGGCGGTCGCCCGCCCGCCTGGCACCCGCGGCCGAGGCCGTGGCGGGTGGCTCGTGCCCGTCGCGGCCGTGGCGTCGGCGGTGGCCGTGCTCCTGCTCGGGCTGCGGGCCGGCGACGCGCTCGCGGTCGCGATCCCCGGGCTGCCGGATCCGGGGCCCGTCACGGCGTGGGCGCTGCCCGTGGTCCGGCTGCTCGCCGACACCCTCGCCACCCTGACGGTCGGGATGCTGGTGACGGCGGCCTTCCTGCTGCCGGGCGACGGGCGCAGCGTCTCGGCGTACGGCTGGCTGCTGCTGCGTCGCGCGGGCGCGGCGGCTGCGGGCTGGGCGGTGGCCTCGGTGGCGCTGATCGTGCTGACGGTCTCGGACCTGCTCGGCGTCCCCGTGGACCGCCTCGGCGTCGCCACCGTGGTCAGCTTCGCCACCTCGATCTCGCAGGGGCAGGCGCTGCTGCTCCAGGCGGGGCTGGCGCTGGCGGTGGCGGTGCTGGCCCGGGCGGGCCTCTCGCGCGGGCTCGCCGCCGCGACGGCGTTGATCGCGCTGGTCGGGGTGCTGCCGCCCGCGTTCACCGGGCACGCCGCCGGGGCCGGCAACCACCAGATCGCGGTCTCCAGCCTCGCCCTGCACGTGCTGGCCGCCGCCCTCTGGGTCGGTGGGCTGGTGGCGCTGCTGATGGTGCGGCGCAGCCGGCAGCTCGCCGACGCCGCCGACCGGTACGGCCGCCTCGCCCTGGGCTGCTTCGTGGCCGTCGCGGTGAGCGGGTCGGCCAACGCCGCCGTACGCCTCGGCGACGTGGACCAGCTCTGGCAGTCCCGGTACGGCTGGCTGGTCCTCGGCAAGCTCGCCGCCCTGGCGGTCCTGGGCACCCTCGGCGCGTGGCACCGGTCGCGGACCCTGCCGGCCCTGCGCGCGGGTCGGCGGGGCGCGTTCGCCCGGCTGGCCGCCGGTGAGGTGGTCGTGTTCGCCGCCACCGTCGGGCTGGCCGTGGCGCTGTCACGCAGTCCCACCCCGGTGACGCAGGACCCCCTCGACGCCGACCCGATCACCGAGCTGCTGGGCTTCCCGATGCCCGCCGCGCCGACCCCGGAGCGCCTGCTGGGTCAGCCGCTGCCGGACATGTTCTTCCTGACCCTCACCGTGCTCGGCGTCGGCGGCTACCTGGCCGGGGTGTGGCGGCTGCACCGGGCCGGGCACCGCTGGCCGCCCGCCCGTACGGCGAGCTGGCTGGCGGGGGTGCTGCTGCTGGCCGCCGTCACCAACCTGGGCGTGGCCCGCTACGCGTACGTGCTGTTCAGCGCCCACATGGTGCAGCACATGGTGCTGTCGATGCTGGTGCCGATCCTGCTCGTCGGCGGCGCCCCGGTCACCCTCGCGCTGCGCGCCCTGCGTCGCCCCACCGACCCGCAGGTCCGCGGCGTCCGGGAGTGGCTGCTGCTGGCGCTGCACAGCCGGCCCGCGAAGCTGCTCACCCATCCCCTGGTCGCGTTGGGCATCTACGCGGGCAGCCTCTTCGGCCTCTACCTCAGCGACCTGCTCGGCACGCTGATGCGCTCCCACCTCGGGCACCTGGCCATGCTCACGCACTTCGTGCTCGCCGGGTACCTGCTGTTCTGGGTGCTCATCGGGGTCGATCCGGGCCGACCGAGGCTCGCCCACCCGCTCCTGGTGATCATCCACCTCGCGTCGATGATGGCGCACGGCTTCTTCGGCCTCGTACTGATGCAGACCACCACCCTCATCGCCCCGGACTGGTACGTCGCCGTCCACCCCGACTGGGCGTCGTCGCTCATGGAGGACCAGCGGCTGGGCGCGGGCATCGCCTGGGCGTTCGGGGAGATCCCCGCCGCGGTCGTGCTGGTGGTGCTGGTCCGCCAGTGGGTCCGCGCCGACCGGCGGGAACAGGACCGCCTGGACCGGGCCGCCGCCCGGGCCGACGCCAGCGGCGAGCCGGACGACCTGGCCCGCTACAACGCCTTCCTCGCCGCCGCCGGCCGAGCCGGATCCGCCGGTCCTGATGGTTCCGCCGGTCCCGCCGCCCCTGGTGGTTCCGCCGGTCCCGGCGACGGTCGGGCCGGCGCGCGGGGGGCCGGCTGA